One window of the Micropterus dolomieu isolate WLL.071019.BEF.003 ecotype Adirondacks linkage group LG08, ASM2129224v1, whole genome shotgun sequence genome contains the following:
- the irak1 gene encoding interleukin-1 receptor-associated kinase 1 isoform X3, which yields MTQWLNRNGRVRELIDLLERLDLLRPRDIILDWASSLKPSPCPPPRPPPQPSLPQFDPPPKQSEAPPTLSTCKLSTTVDKGGGRPLPRPTPPPSSLRSDHHRPPQPPLAVACSSSSRVMRWSYEEVHAGTEGFSPSLQVGEGGFGVVYRASLRNTDCAVKRLKQDCLLDWTLLEESFQTEVDKLTKFRHPNIVDLLGISEGRGSVCLIYSYMENRSLEDQLHNECVSLSWPQRVFVVEGASTALQFLHCPPDGHAPLIHGDVKSSNILLDRHLVAKLADFGLARFAACGSSGRTAAQTASIGKTATVRGTLAYLPDEYVRNGELGTGVDVYSFGVVLLEVLTGRRALEKDRKSGERYLKDLVEEVEDSPAGSSAASWRRQLDHRLITGGAAEPAGCMEMVALAVKCLDKKRKKRPPMTEVFDRLEDIHNIVRKTSSSSSPLPRPPPPLDSSVGALSQQLSKLGPLEDTYQLPQSSQFSSSSFCALTPPNPLHSASSFPPSASFPPSSSFPPSSSSSSFAGPCETDESRGFSQYDPRAQVRSNGTSSSCLSAPTRDQNHSSAAPGGSQSSQPSVPTEDQYNFPPQPSSTSDRSGAGVLTGAPTGPDTREQTTAGPYGVPQCLSVGSLRSVSPGPSVHVNPSKQRFLEKKALYEEGRIQTPELLSSDELYRGRSSAESRGPEESDELDYLPAEHD from the exons ATGACCCAATGGCTGAATAGGAACGGCCGTGTCAGGGAGCTGATCGACCTCTTGGAGCGTCTGGATCTACTCCGCCCCCGTGACATCATCCTGGACT gggCGTCCAGCCTGAAGCCTTccccctgtcctcctcctcgtccccCTCCTCAGCCCTCTCTCCCCCAGTTCGACCCTCCCCCCAAACAATCTGAGGCCCCGCCCACACTGAGCACCTGCAAACTGAGCACGACAG TAGataaaggaggaggaagaccaCTTCCCAGACCTACCCCGCCCCCGTCCAGTCTGCGGTCTGACCACCACCGCCCCCcccag CCCCCCCTGGCGGTGgcgtgcagcagcagcagcagggtgatGCGCTGGTCGTATGAAGAGGTGCATGCTGGGACGGAGGGGTTCTCCCCCTCCCTGcaggtgggggagggggggtttgGCGTTGTGTACAGAGCGTCTCTGAGGAACACGGACTGTGCTGTCAAGAGACTCAAACAg GACTGCCTGCTGGACTGGACTCTGCTGGAGGAGAGCTTTCAGACTGAAGTGGACAAACTGACAAA GTTCAGACACCCGAACATCGTGGACCTGCTGGGAATCAGTGAAGGACGAGGATCAGTGTGTCTCATCTACAGCTACATGGAGAACCGCTCACTGGAGGACCAGCTGCAcaac gagtGTGTGTCGCTCTCCTGGCCTCAGAGAGTCTTTGTTGTTGAAGGAGCATCAACAGCTCTGCAGTTCCTCCACTGCCCCCCCGACGGACACGCGCCGCTCATCCACGGAGACGTCAAGAG TTCAAACATCCTGTTGGACCGCCACCTGGTGGCGAAGCTGGCGGACTTCGGTCTGGCTCGGTTTGCGGCTTGCGGCTCGTCCGGACGCACGGCGGCTCAGACGGCGTCGATCGGAAAGACTGCGACGGTCAGAGGAACGCTGGCGTACCTGCCCGATGAGTACGTGAGGAACGGAGAGCTGGGGACCGGCGTGGACGTCTACAGCTTCGGAGTG gtgctGTTGGAGGTCCTGACTGGTCGTCGAGCTCTGGAGAAAGACAGGAAGTCAGGAGAGAGATACCTG AAGGAtctggtggaggaggtggaggacagTCCGGCTGGTTCGTCTGCAGCGTCCTGGAGGAGACAGCTGGACCACCGGCTCATCACAG GGGGCGCCGCAGAGCCAGCTGGCTGTATGGAGATGGTGGCTCTGGCCGTAAAGTGTCTggacaagaagaggaagaagaggccgCCCATGACCGAG GTGTTCGACAGACTTGAGGACATCCACAACATCGTGAGGAAgaccagctcctcctcctcccccctacCCAGACCCCCTCCCCCCCTGGACTCCAGTGTGGGAGCTCTGTCCCAACAGCTGTCCAAACTGGGACCACTGGAAGACACCTATCAGCTCCCCCAGTCCTCTcagttctcctcctcctctttctgcgCCCTCACCCCTCCTAACCCGCTACACTCCGCCTCTTCCTTCCCCCCCTCCGCTTCCTtccccccctcctcttccttccccccctcctcttcctcctcctcgttcGCTGGTCCGTGTGAAACCGATGAGAGTCGAGGTTTCTCCCAGTATGACCCTCGCGCCCAAGTCAGATCTAACGGGACCAGTTCCAGTTGTCTGTCCGCACCAACCAGAGACCAGAATCACAGCTCAGCTGCTCCGGGGGGGTCCCAGTCCAGCCAGCCTTCTGTCCCTACTGAGGACCAGTACAACTTCCCTCCCCAGCCCAGCAGCACCAGTGACAGGTCAGGGGCTGGGGTCCTCACAGGGGCCCCTACAGGACCAGACACCAGAGAGCAGACCACAGCAGGGCCCTATGGTGTCCCACAATGCCTCTCTGTGGGGTCCCTGCGTTCAGTGTCCCCGGGGCCCTCAG TCCACGTGAATCCCAGTAAGCAGCGTTTCCTGGAGAAGAAAGCTCTGTACGAGGAGGGAAGGATTCAGACTCCAGAGCTGCTGTCGTCTGACGAACTCT ACAGAGGGAGGAGTTCTGCTGAGTCCAGAGGACCGGAGGAGAGCGACGAGCTGGATTATCTTCCTGCTGAACACGACTGA
- the irak1 gene encoding interleukin-1 receptor-associated kinase 1 isoform X2 yields the protein MSAGDPRGQFLHSLPAPVLWEFNRVMDGLSDLDWTRFASEVLGDQTAVRLAERRERRTDWVMTQWLNRNGRVRELIDLLERLDLLRPRDIILDWASSLKPSPCPPPRPPPQPSLPQFDPPPKQSEAPPTLSTCKLSTTDKGGGRPLPRPTPPPSSLRSDHHRPPQPPLAVACSSSSRVMRWSYEEVHAGTEGFSPSLQVGEGGFGVVYRASLRNTDCAVKRLKQDCLLDWTLLEESFQTEVDKLTKFRHPNIVDLLGISEGRGSVCLIYSYMENRSLEDQLHNECVSLSWPQRVFVVEGASTALQFLHCPPDGHAPLIHGDVKSSNILLDRHLVAKLADFGLARFAACGSSGRTAAQTASIGKTATVRGTLAYLPDEYVRNGELGTGVDVYSFGVVLLEVLTGRRALEKDRKSGERYLKDLVEEVEDSPAGSSAASWRRQLDHRLITGGAAEPAGCMEMVALAVKCLDKKRKKRPPMTEVFDRLEDIHNIVRKTSSSSSPLPRPPPPLDSSVGALSQQLSKLGPLEDTYQLPQSSQFSSSSFCALTPPNPLHSASSFPPSASFPPSSSFPPSSSSSSFAGPCETDESRGFSQYDPRAQVRSNGTSSSCLSAPTRDQNHSSAAPGGSQSSQPSVPTEDQYNFPPQPSSTSDRSGAGVLTGAPTGPDTREQTTAGPYGVPQCLSVGSLRSVSPGPSVHVNPSKQRFLEKKALYEEGRIQTPELLSSDELYRGRSSAESRGPEESDELDYLPAEHD from the exons ATGTCGGCAGGAGACCCGAGAGGACAGTTCCTCCACAGCCTGCCCGCCCCCGTCCTCTGGGAGTTCAACAGGGTCATGGACGGACTGTCAGACCTGGACTGGACCCGCTTCG CGTCAGAAGTCCTGGGTGATCAGACCGCCGTACGATTGgctgagaggagggagaggcgGACCGACTGGGTGATGACCCAATGGCTGAATAGGAACGGCCGTGTCAGGGAGCTGATCGACCTCTTGGAGCGTCTGGATCTACTCCGCCCCCGTGACATCATCCTGGACT gggCGTCCAGCCTGAAGCCTTccccctgtcctcctcctcgtccccCTCCTCAGCCCTCTCTCCCCCAGTTCGACCCTCCCCCCAAACAATCTGAGGCCCCGCCCACACTGAGCACCTGCAAACTGAGCACGACAG ataaaggaggaggaagaccaCTTCCCAGACCTACCCCGCCCCCGTCCAGTCTGCGGTCTGACCACCACCGCCCCCcccag CCCCCCCTGGCGGTGgcgtgcagcagcagcagcagggtgatGCGCTGGTCGTATGAAGAGGTGCATGCTGGGACGGAGGGGTTCTCCCCCTCCCTGcaggtgggggagggggggtttgGCGTTGTGTACAGAGCGTCTCTGAGGAACACGGACTGTGCTGTCAAGAGACTCAAACAg GACTGCCTGCTGGACTGGACTCTGCTGGAGGAGAGCTTTCAGACTGAAGTGGACAAACTGACAAA GTTCAGACACCCGAACATCGTGGACCTGCTGGGAATCAGTGAAGGACGAGGATCAGTGTGTCTCATCTACAGCTACATGGAGAACCGCTCACTGGAGGACCAGCTGCAcaac gagtGTGTGTCGCTCTCCTGGCCTCAGAGAGTCTTTGTTGTTGAAGGAGCATCAACAGCTCTGCAGTTCCTCCACTGCCCCCCCGACGGACACGCGCCGCTCATCCACGGAGACGTCAAGAG TTCAAACATCCTGTTGGACCGCCACCTGGTGGCGAAGCTGGCGGACTTCGGTCTGGCTCGGTTTGCGGCTTGCGGCTCGTCCGGACGCACGGCGGCTCAGACGGCGTCGATCGGAAAGACTGCGACGGTCAGAGGAACGCTGGCGTACCTGCCCGATGAGTACGTGAGGAACGGAGAGCTGGGGACCGGCGTGGACGTCTACAGCTTCGGAGTG gtgctGTTGGAGGTCCTGACTGGTCGTCGAGCTCTGGAGAAAGACAGGAAGTCAGGAGAGAGATACCTG AAGGAtctggtggaggaggtggaggacagTCCGGCTGGTTCGTCTGCAGCGTCCTGGAGGAGACAGCTGGACCACCGGCTCATCACAG GGGGCGCCGCAGAGCCAGCTGGCTGTATGGAGATGGTGGCTCTGGCCGTAAAGTGTCTggacaagaagaggaagaagaggccgCCCATGACCGAG GTGTTCGACAGACTTGAGGACATCCACAACATCGTGAGGAAgaccagctcctcctcctcccccctacCCAGACCCCCTCCCCCCCTGGACTCCAGTGTGGGAGCTCTGTCCCAACAGCTGTCCAAACTGGGACCACTGGAAGACACCTATCAGCTCCCCCAGTCCTCTcagttctcctcctcctctttctgcgCCCTCACCCCTCCTAACCCGCTACACTCCGCCTCTTCCTTCCCCCCCTCCGCTTCCTtccccccctcctcttccttccccccctcctcttcctcctcctcgttcGCTGGTCCGTGTGAAACCGATGAGAGTCGAGGTTTCTCCCAGTATGACCCTCGCGCCCAAGTCAGATCTAACGGGACCAGTTCCAGTTGTCTGTCCGCACCAACCAGAGACCAGAATCACAGCTCAGCTGCTCCGGGGGGGTCCCAGTCCAGCCAGCCTTCTGTCCCTACTGAGGACCAGTACAACTTCCCTCCCCAGCCCAGCAGCACCAGTGACAGGTCAGGGGCTGGGGTCCTCACAGGGGCCCCTACAGGACCAGACACCAGAGAGCAGACCACAGCAGGGCCCTATGGTGTCCCACAATGCCTCTCTGTGGGGTCCCTGCGTTCAGTGTCCCCGGGGCCCTCAG TCCACGTGAATCCCAGTAAGCAGCGTTTCCTGGAGAAGAAAGCTCTGTACGAGGAGGGAAGGATTCAGACTCCAGAGCTGCTGTCGTCTGACGAACTCT ACAGAGGGAGGAGTTCTGCTGAGTCCAGAGGACCGGAGGAGAGCGACGAGCTGGATTATCTTCCTGCTGAACACGACTGA
- the irak1 gene encoding interleukin-1 receptor-associated kinase 1 isoform X1, whose amino-acid sequence MSAGDPRGQFLHSLPAPVLWEFNRVMDGLSDLDWTRFASEVLGDQTAVRLAERRERRTDWVMTQWLNRNGRVRELIDLLERLDLLRPRDIILDWASSLKPSPCPPPRPPPQPSLPQFDPPPKQSEAPPTLSTCKLSTTVDKGGGRPLPRPTPPPSSLRSDHHRPPQPPLAVACSSSSRVMRWSYEEVHAGTEGFSPSLQVGEGGFGVVYRASLRNTDCAVKRLKQDCLLDWTLLEESFQTEVDKLTKFRHPNIVDLLGISEGRGSVCLIYSYMENRSLEDQLHNECVSLSWPQRVFVVEGASTALQFLHCPPDGHAPLIHGDVKSSNILLDRHLVAKLADFGLARFAACGSSGRTAAQTASIGKTATVRGTLAYLPDEYVRNGELGTGVDVYSFGVVLLEVLTGRRALEKDRKSGERYLKDLVEEVEDSPAGSSAASWRRQLDHRLITGGAAEPAGCMEMVALAVKCLDKKRKKRPPMTEVFDRLEDIHNIVRKTSSSSSPLPRPPPPLDSSVGALSQQLSKLGPLEDTYQLPQSSQFSSSSFCALTPPNPLHSASSFPPSASFPPSSSFPPSSSSSSFAGPCETDESRGFSQYDPRAQVRSNGTSSSCLSAPTRDQNHSSAAPGGSQSSQPSVPTEDQYNFPPQPSSTSDRSGAGVLTGAPTGPDTREQTTAGPYGVPQCLSVGSLRSVSPGPSVHVNPSKQRFLEKKALYEEGRIQTPELLSSDELYRGRSSAESRGPEESDELDYLPAEHD is encoded by the exons ATGTCGGCAGGAGACCCGAGAGGACAGTTCCTCCACAGCCTGCCCGCCCCCGTCCTCTGGGAGTTCAACAGGGTCATGGACGGACTGTCAGACCTGGACTGGACCCGCTTCG CGTCAGAAGTCCTGGGTGATCAGACCGCCGTACGATTGgctgagaggagggagaggcgGACCGACTGGGTGATGACCCAATGGCTGAATAGGAACGGCCGTGTCAGGGAGCTGATCGACCTCTTGGAGCGTCTGGATCTACTCCGCCCCCGTGACATCATCCTGGACT gggCGTCCAGCCTGAAGCCTTccccctgtcctcctcctcgtccccCTCCTCAGCCCTCTCTCCCCCAGTTCGACCCTCCCCCCAAACAATCTGAGGCCCCGCCCACACTGAGCACCTGCAAACTGAGCACGACAG TAGataaaggaggaggaagaccaCTTCCCAGACCTACCCCGCCCCCGTCCAGTCTGCGGTCTGACCACCACCGCCCCCcccag CCCCCCCTGGCGGTGgcgtgcagcagcagcagcagggtgatGCGCTGGTCGTATGAAGAGGTGCATGCTGGGACGGAGGGGTTCTCCCCCTCCCTGcaggtgggggagggggggtttgGCGTTGTGTACAGAGCGTCTCTGAGGAACACGGACTGTGCTGTCAAGAGACTCAAACAg GACTGCCTGCTGGACTGGACTCTGCTGGAGGAGAGCTTTCAGACTGAAGTGGACAAACTGACAAA GTTCAGACACCCGAACATCGTGGACCTGCTGGGAATCAGTGAAGGACGAGGATCAGTGTGTCTCATCTACAGCTACATGGAGAACCGCTCACTGGAGGACCAGCTGCAcaac gagtGTGTGTCGCTCTCCTGGCCTCAGAGAGTCTTTGTTGTTGAAGGAGCATCAACAGCTCTGCAGTTCCTCCACTGCCCCCCCGACGGACACGCGCCGCTCATCCACGGAGACGTCAAGAG TTCAAACATCCTGTTGGACCGCCACCTGGTGGCGAAGCTGGCGGACTTCGGTCTGGCTCGGTTTGCGGCTTGCGGCTCGTCCGGACGCACGGCGGCTCAGACGGCGTCGATCGGAAAGACTGCGACGGTCAGAGGAACGCTGGCGTACCTGCCCGATGAGTACGTGAGGAACGGAGAGCTGGGGACCGGCGTGGACGTCTACAGCTTCGGAGTG gtgctGTTGGAGGTCCTGACTGGTCGTCGAGCTCTGGAGAAAGACAGGAAGTCAGGAGAGAGATACCTG AAGGAtctggtggaggaggtggaggacagTCCGGCTGGTTCGTCTGCAGCGTCCTGGAGGAGACAGCTGGACCACCGGCTCATCACAG GGGGCGCCGCAGAGCCAGCTGGCTGTATGGAGATGGTGGCTCTGGCCGTAAAGTGTCTggacaagaagaggaagaagaggccgCCCATGACCGAG GTGTTCGACAGACTTGAGGACATCCACAACATCGTGAGGAAgaccagctcctcctcctcccccctacCCAGACCCCCTCCCCCCCTGGACTCCAGTGTGGGAGCTCTGTCCCAACAGCTGTCCAAACTGGGACCACTGGAAGACACCTATCAGCTCCCCCAGTCCTCTcagttctcctcctcctctttctgcgCCCTCACCCCTCCTAACCCGCTACACTCCGCCTCTTCCTTCCCCCCCTCCGCTTCCTtccccccctcctcttccttccccccctcctcttcctcctcctcgttcGCTGGTCCGTGTGAAACCGATGAGAGTCGAGGTTTCTCCCAGTATGACCCTCGCGCCCAAGTCAGATCTAACGGGACCAGTTCCAGTTGTCTGTCCGCACCAACCAGAGACCAGAATCACAGCTCAGCTGCTCCGGGGGGGTCCCAGTCCAGCCAGCCTTCTGTCCCTACTGAGGACCAGTACAACTTCCCTCCCCAGCCCAGCAGCACCAGTGACAGGTCAGGGGCTGGGGTCCTCACAGGGGCCCCTACAGGACCAGACACCAGAGAGCAGACCACAGCAGGGCCCTATGGTGTCCCACAATGCCTCTCTGTGGGGTCCCTGCGTTCAGTGTCCCCGGGGCCCTCAG TCCACGTGAATCCCAGTAAGCAGCGTTTCCTGGAGAAGAAAGCTCTGTACGAGGAGGGAAGGATTCAGACTCCAGAGCTGCTGTCGTCTGACGAACTCT ACAGAGGGAGGAGTTCTGCTGAGTCCAGAGGACCGGAGGAGAGCGACGAGCTGGATTATCTTCCTGCTGAACACGACTGA